In Ignisphaera sp., the DNA window ATATATACACAATTATTGGGAATCCTATCTATGTGGTTTTATCTACGGCTAGAAATGTTGGTGTTGCTATAGCTAGAGTAATGTCTATGGCGTTATCCTTCCACATACTTTTTGTCTCTACGAAACCACAGTCATTAGCAAGGGTTCTCAATAGAATAGGTATTCCCTATAAGTATAGCTATGGATTTATTCTTGCATTGAGATTTGTATCAGTTATAGCTGGAGACCTCATAGAGATAGTATCTATACAAAAGATTAGGGGGTTGATATTCGAAAAGAACTTGCTCAAGAAATTGAGGAGCTATCTAGCTATATTTATACCGTTAACAATATCAACATTAATGAGGGTTGATGAAATCGCTATATCTCTTGAGGTTAAAGGCTTTGGATATACCAACAAAAGAACATACCTGTACACAGAAACCATAAAGATGCTTGATGTGCTTGTCATAACGTTATGTATATCTATAGCTATAGCTATTTTCTATCCCGGCATATGAATTTCTTCAAACAGTCTATTGCTTCTTCAACACTTTTAGCGCTTTTTCCAAATCCTCTACACATTTTGATATAGATAGGTTCTTTAATACCGTAATCTTCAACTCTAACCCTGCTTAAAACATCTATAGGGTTACCATAAGCTACAACTCTTCTATTCAGTATAAGAAGTTTTGTAGCATAGCCTAACACATAGTCTAGATCGTGTTCTACAACAATTACTGTCACATTACTGTTTCTCCAATAGCTATATACATACTCATAAAATCTACGTTTAGATCCTGGATCCATATAGGCGCAAGGCTCATCCAATAACAGTATCTGGGGCTCCATAGCTATTACAGAAGCTAAGACAACACGCTGAATTTGACCCATAGAGAGTTCGTGAACTAATCTATTTCTGAGATTCTCTATATTAACAATATGTAAAGCTCTATCAATTCTTTTGCTAATCTCAATAGGCTCTAAGTTCATATTCTCAAGAGGAAAAGCTATCTCTTCTTCAACAGTTAGAGAAAAGATCTCGTTAATAGGATTCTGAAAAACAATACCAACTTTCCCCAAAAGCTTTCTGAAACCTTCTTTAAGAACATCTACATCTAGAACCCTAACATAGCCAGAGACCTTAAGGTTTCTAAAAGCTTCAACAATACCTATAAAAATCTTTAGAAGAGTAGATTTGCCACCACCACTAGGTCCTGAAACTATAACAAAATCTCCACAAGATATATCTATAGATACATCATCCAGTATTTTGAGACCTTCAGTATTCTCGACACTCAGAGATCTAGTTTCTATACATACAGACATATACATCACTATCTCTGTATATTACCGATATAATTGATTCTATAAATTGTTATAAAGTTTAGCTAGGTATACTCAGTATAACTTAGTTATACTCGATAAAACTACAAACCTATTAGGTTTAATACACTTATACTCACTTGGGTGAGAGATATGAAGTTAGAGCTAATTGTGAAACACACTATAGAGGGTTTGAAAAAAGTCTTCAATATATACGGAAGAACAACTGAATCAGCTACTAGACTTCAAGAAAAATACGAACAAGACGATAACTATGAAGAAACCCACATAGTAAATAGAAACAGTACAATAAGATGTGTTTTCGAATTAAACCAGATAATATGCTATGACACAGTAACGGGAAAGGTATACTAAGGGTATTTTAGTCATCTGAAACACATATTCGCAGTTAACTACATATAACATTTTAAAGAAAGTTTTATAAATTAGCTACTTTCAGCTTACGACACTTTTATTGTTAATCCAGGTATAGATACCTTTTTCTCTATTCTAGTCACGATTTCGCTTAAGATCATGGATACAGCTGTATAGAACAATGCTATGACTATATAGATCTGCATATACGCGAAGGTTTTTGATGCAATCCATTTAGCTGTATAGATAAGTTCTGGTAGAGCCACAAAATAAGCTATAGAACTAAACTTTAGAAGATATATCAGCTCATTTGTTAATGATGGTATCGCTATTCTTAGAGCTTGAGGAATCACTACATTAATGACTGTACTAAAAGAACTCAATCCAAGCGAATATGCAGCTTCCCACTGTTCCCTAGGTATAGAGTTTATTGCCGTTCGCAGATATTCTGATTGGTATGCCGCAGAATTTAATCCTAATGCTATTAATGAAGCTGTAAATGAATCCAACTTAATTCCTAAAACAGGTAGCGTATAGTATACAAAGAATAGCTGTACAATCATCGGAGTACCTCTAACAATCTCGATAAATAATGTTAAAAGGGATCTAAATGGTTTAGCTATAGAGCTTCTTAGAACGGCTATA includes these proteins:
- a CDS encoding energy-coupling factor transporter transmembrane component T, yielding MSLTSLYLKNISRVFLYRPNEKKVYELHPVSKIVFTIFTTTIAIASRPELVLTTLAVLVLLSIFLINWRNTFSLVISVFLFIAPMVFFVHIYTIIGNPIYVVLSTARNVGVAIARVMSMALSFHILFVSTKPQSLARVLNRIGIPYKYSYGFILALRFVSVIAGDLIEIVSIQKIRGLIFEKNLLKKLRSYLAIFIPLTISTLMRVDEIAISLEVKGFGYTNKRTYLYTETIKMLDVLVITLCISIAIAIFYPGI
- a CDS encoding ABC transporter ATP-binding protein, translated to MSVCIETRSLSVENTEGLKILDDVSIDISCGDFVIVSGPSGGGKSTLLKIFIGIVEAFRNLKVSGYVRVLDVDVLKEGFRKLLGKVGIVFQNPINEIFSLTVEEEIAFPLENMNLEPIEISKRIDRALHIVNIENLRNRLVHELSMGQIQRVVLASVIAMEPQILLLDEPCAYMDPGSKRRFYEYVYSYWRNSNVTVIVVEHDLDYVLGYATKLLILNRRVVAYGNPIDVLSRVRVEDYGIKEPIYIKMCRGFGKSAKSVEEAIDCLKKFICRDRK
- a CDS encoding amino acid ABC transporter permease; this encodes MISELLDIFSKYGIDLVLAFILTLELTFLSFSIGFVGGIIIAVLRSSIAKPFRSLLTLFIEIVRGTPMIVQLFFVYYTLPVLGIKLDSFTASLIALGLNSAAYQSEYLRTAINSIPREQWEAAYSLGLSSFSTVINVVIPQALRIAIPSLTNELIYLLKFSSIAYFVALPELIYTAKWIASKTFAYMQIYIVIALFYTAVSMILSEIVTRIEKKVSIPGLTIKVS